In Fusarium falciforme chromosome 10, complete sequence, a single genomic region encodes these proteins:
- a CDS encoding CFEM domain-containing protein yields MKTSSFAQLLSLASVATAAMPKCAIDCFQDVIYAHPPMGCKESTMYLCFCKMPSLQWYFVECGKEKCEDSEGAISFGLNLCDELGYPIETDKLTKPPITSEGTITDARPTVTGEDDSKPTTNDAAETTTAEESTAETTEAASTTVASTGATTAAASKTESSAEEAEETETSAEESTAESAAAESSAAESTAADATTDASADAATSTPTTEPNGANSVSASGLLVAVGVVAAAFGLF; encoded by the exons ATGAAGACGTCTTCCTTTGCTCAGCTGCTCTCCCTCGCATCGGTGGCCACCGCCGCTATGCCCAAGTGCGCT ATTGACTGCTTCCAAGATGTCATTTACGCGCACCCTCCCATGGGCTGCAAGGAGTCCACCATGTATCTGTGCTTCTGCAAGATGCCGTCTCTGCAGTGGTACTTTGTCGAGTGCGGCAAAGAAAAGTGTGAGGACTCTGAGGGTGCCATCAGCTTCGGCCTGAACCTCTGCGACG AGCTTGGTTACCCCATCGAGACCGACAAGCTCACTAAGCCCCCCATCACCAGCGAGGGAACCATCACCGATGCGCGACCCACCGTGACCGGGGAGGACGACTCCAAGCCCACCACCAACGACGCCGCcgagaccaccaccgccgaaGAGTCTACTGCCGAGACCACCGAGGCTGCCAGCACCACCGTCGCTTCCACTGGAGCCACAACTGCTGCCGCCTCCAAGACGGAGAGctcggccgaggaggccgaagAGACTGAGACCTCTGCTGAGGAGTCTACTGCCGAGTCCGCTGCTGCTGAATCAAGCGCTGCCGAATCTACCGCTGCTGATGCTACCACCGATGCCTCTGCCGACGCTGCTACTTCTACACCCACGACCGAGCCCAACGGCGCCAACTCCGTCTCTGCCTCGGGCCTGCTCGTCGCCGTTGGCGTTGTCGCTGCTGCCTTTGGACTTTTCTAA
- a CDS encoding DSBA domain-containing protein, which yields MTKFKVTVTSDTVCPWCYVGRKQLQAAQRLWQQKHPDSNDTFSVSYQPFQLQPDWPKGPASSRSKQQFYEERFGKERVIQMHKHMKGVGEATGIDFKFGGQTGNSRDSHRVVQLAKKYGEEVEGKALDGLFAAYFEQERDITDYDTLRSVAVEAGIPADDFQKAIIDSDQGGKEVDQAASEARFSGVSGVPDYVLQDRFRLQGANSPESFVSVWERIKASEGS from the coding sequence ATGACAAAGTTCAAGGTCACCGTTACTTCAGACACGGTCTGCCCGTGGTGCTACGTCGGCCGCAAGCAGCTTCAAGCTGCCCAACGACTCTGGCAGCAAAAGCACCCAGACTCCAACGACACCTTCTCCGTTAGCTACCAGCCCTTCCAGCTTCAACCAGATTGGCCCAAGGGTCCCGCTTCAAGCCGATCCAAGCAGCAATTCTACGAGGAAAGATTCGGCAAGGAACGCGTCATCCAGATGCACAAGCACATGAAGGGCGTGGGCGAAGCGACTGGTATCGACTTCAAGTTTGGCGGACAGACTGGAAACTCGAGGGACTCGCACCGCGTGGTccagctggccaagaagtACGGCGAAGAGGTGGAGGGCAAGGCCCTCGACGGGCTGTTCGCTGCATACTTTGAGCAGGAGCGCGATATCACCGACTACGACACCCTCAGGAGCGTCGCCGTCGAGGCGGGCATCCCAGCAGACGACTTCCAAAAGGCCATCATCGACAGCGACCAGGGAGGCAAGGAGGTTGACCAGGCGGCGAGCGAGGCGCGATTCAGTGGTGTTTCCGGTGTTCCCGACTATGTCCTCCAGGATCGGTTCCGGCTGCAGGGCGCAAACAGCCCCGAGAGCTTCGTCAGCGTGTGGGAGAGGATCAAGGCGTCCGAGGGCTCATAG
- a CDS encoding 2EXR domain-containing protein produces the protein MEFHQFTRLPFELQIQIWEEYTPSGPAMHVFDVCFPSWKGEERADQAFKESGAKREVADQYKKQVFFDRFESEHGAFDPSMYRAVTSSRLINRAAYDIAKNIEAKQETNTIHLPGRAQKITIPTSDVLMMRFREYPVDHTQLATETLNCPPPIGEILQSQWSGEIASALQRAKRIAIDVTETWATGLYGEMGFEEITFFASTIHKGLEVLYLVDDCAGRCKGCEREDVKAEGLQTRDQLWKDLNEDDETRSGDIVRAVSRRYVEVFDLEGLGWAEHPSYMFARIIGAAIRSQQRDDDKGKFQGVRVLVVEDE, from the coding sequence ATGGAGTTTCACCAGTTCACCAGACTCCCGTTCGAGCTCCAGATCCAAATCTGGGAGGAATACACTCCATCTGGCCCTGCCATGCACGTCTTCGATGTCTGCTTTCCCTCATGGAAGGGCGAAGAGCGTGCAGACCAAGCCTTCAAGGAGTCTGGAGCCAAGCGAGAAGTAGCCGATCAGTACAAGAAGCAGGTGTTCTTCGATCGGTTTGAATCGGAGCACGGGGCGTTTGATCCGAGCATGTATCGTGCCGTAACGTCTTCACGGCTCATCAACCGCGCTGCATATGACATTGCGAAGAATATTGAGGCGAAACAAGAGACCAACACGATACACCTCCCAGGCCGTGCGCAAAAGATCACGATACCAACGTCTGACGTGCTCATGATGCGCTTCCGTGAATATCCAGTCGACCATACTCAGCTGGCTACCGAGACGCTGAACTGTCCGCCGCCGATCGGGGAGATTCTTCAGAGCCAGTGGTCGGGCGAGATTGCGTCTGCTCTGCAGCGGGCCAAGAGGATTGCCATTGACGTCACGGAGACGTGGGCAACGGGATTGTACGGAGAGATGGGGTTTGAGGAGATCACGTTCTTTGCTTCCACGATACACAAGGGACTGGAGGTGTTGTATCTGGTTGATGACTGTGCGGGACGTTGCAAAGGATGTGAGAGAGAAGACGTCAAAGCGGAGGGTCTTCAGACGAGGGATCAACTGTGGAAGGATCTaaatgaggacgacgagacaAGATCAGGTGATATTGTTCGCGCAGTCTCGAGACGCTATGTCGAGGTGTTTGATCTTGAGGGGCTCGGCTGGGCAGAGCATCCGTCCTACATGTTTGCGAGAATCATCGGCGCTGCCATACGGAGTCAACAACGAGACGACGATAAGGGCAAGTTTCAGGGGGTCAGAGTCTTGGTAGTTGAGGACGAGTGA
- a CDS encoding MHD domain-containing protein, with the protein MLSGVLIFNQKGENLIFRAFRNDCRPRLADVFRIQVISNAQVRSPILTLGSTTFSHVKHENIYLVAITKSNANAALVFEFLYRLIQLGKGYFGKFDEEAVKNNFVLVYELLDEIIDFGYPQNTETDTLKMYITTEGVKSESRREDTSKITMQATGALSWRKADVKYRKNEAFVDVIEDVNLLMSATGAVLRADVTGQIIMRAYLSGTPECKFGLNDRLLLDNDGLLSLPSGNKMGTKATKAAAGSVTLEDCQFHQCVKLGKFDSDRIISFVPPDGEFELMRYRATENVNLPFKVHAIVNEVGRSKVEYSIGVKANFGSKLFATNVIVKIPTPLNTAKITERCTQGKAKYEPSENNIVWKIGRFTGQSEYVLSAEAILTSMTNQRAWSRPPLSMNFSLLMFTSSGLLVRYLKVFEKSNYSSVKWVRYMTRAGSYEIRF; encoded by the exons ATGTTGTCGggcgtcctcatcttcaaccaaaAGGGCGAGAACCTCATCTTCCGCGCCTTCCGCAACGACTGCCGTCCCCGTCTCGCCGACGTCTTCCGCATCCAGGTCATCTCCAACGCCCAAGTGCGCTCGCCCATCCTGACCCTTGGGAGCACCACCTTTAGCCATGTCAAGCACGAGAATATCTACCTGGtggccatcaccaagagcaATGCCAACGCCGCTCTGGTCTTTGAGTTCCTCTACCGCCTGATCCAGCTCGGCAAGGGCTACTTTGGCAagtttgacgaggaggctgtcaagaacaACTTTGTCCTGGTGTACGAGCTGCTAGACG AAATCATCGACTTTGGCTACCCTCAAAACACCGAGACCGACACCCTCAAGATGTACATCACCACCGAAGGCGTCAAGTCGGAATCCCGCCGCGAAGACACGTCCAAGATCACCATGCAGGCCACCGGCGCCCTCTCCTGGCGCAAGGCCGACGTAAAGTACCGTAAGAATGAGGCTTTCGTCGACGTGATCGAGGACGTCAACCTGCTCATGTCGGCCACCGGCGCCGTCTTGCGCGCCGACGTCACCGGCCAGATCATCATGCGCGCCTACCTCTCGGGCACCCCGGAGTGCAAGTTTGGCCTCAACGACCGACTTTTGCTCGATAACGACGGCCTCCTGAGCCTCCCGAGCGGGAACAAGATGGGTACAAAGGCGACAAAGGCAGCAGCCGGCAGTGTCACCCTCGAGGACTGCCAGTTCCACCAGTGCGTCAAGCTAGGCAAGTTTGACAGCGATCGCATCATCAGCTTCGTCCCCCCGGACGGCGAATTCGAGCTTATGCGATACCGTGCCACCGAGAACGTTAATCTCCCCTTCAAGGTGCACGCCATCGTCAACGAGGTCGGCCGGTCCAAGGTGGAATACAGCATCGGCGTCAAGGCCAACTTTGGCTCCAAGCTGTTCGCCACAAATGTCATTGTCAAGATCCCGACGCCCCTCAACACGGCCAAGATCACGGAGCGCTGCACccagggcaaggccaagtacGAGCCCAGCGAGAACAACATTGTGTGGAAGATTGGCCGCTTCACGGGCCAGAGCGAGTACGTCCTCAgcgccgaggccatcctgACCAGCATGACCAACCAGAGGGCGTGGAGCCGACCACCACTGAGCATGAACTTTAGCCTGCTCATGTTTACGAGCTCAGGGCTGTTGGTGAGGTATCTCAAGGTGTTTGAGAAGAGTAATTACTCGAGCGTCAAGTGGGTGCGGTACATGACGAGAGCAGGCTCGTATGAAATAAG ATTTTAA
- a CDS encoding C2H2-type domain-containing protein gives MASEPGSSRHVDKFRMAGLDRPSNLLLLNLRLISSLTEFIKYLGREGLCRVEEKDDGLYVAWIDRSLEAVRRADALKKRDQADAASKIREDDIIKAQMERAQTNRNPSPTATSISMSPPTEPDPTVAFQLTTDIKGTPKNTGGSAKETNAFKSAKRDF, from the exons ATGGCTAGTGAGCCAGGATCTTCACGCCATGTCGACAAGTTCAGGATGGCGGGCTTGGACCGTCCAAG CAACCTACTCTTGCTGAACCTCAGACTCATC AGCTCTCTGACGGAATTTATCAAATATCTCGGCCGAGAAGGCCTTTGCCGCGTTGAGGAAAAGGACGACGGACTCTATGTTGCCTGGATCGACCGCTCTCTGGAGGCCGTTCGCCGAGCGGATGCACTTAAGAAACGAGACCAAGCCGATGCTGCGAGCAAGATTAGAGAAGACGATATCATCAAGGCCCAGATGGAACGGGCACAAACGAACCGAAACCCATCTCCAACCGCCACCTCAATCTCAATGTCCCCTCCCACTGAACCCGATCCTACAGTTGCATTTCAGCTGACAACCGATATCAAAGGAACACCAAAGAACACGGGAGGTTCAGCCAAGGAGACCAACGCCTTCAAGTCGGCAAAGCGGGACTTTTAA
- a CDS encoding CFEM domain-containing protein produces the protein MKVSAFLSTVAVTLASIGSANAATPLCAITCFTAVMNHEAAKTCTEANMFLCMCKIKALTLAYRDCACSSCLLPQSKLDAIATGKDICNQYNAPVDWLPDTCPSA, from the exons ATGAAGGTTTCCGCTTTCCTCTCCACCGTTGCCGTCACCCTGGCCTCCATTGGCTCTGCCAATGCCGCCACTCCCCTCTGCGCC ATCACTTGCTTCACTGCTGTCATGAACCACGAGGCCGCCAAGACCTGCACTGAGGCCAACATGTTCCTCTGCATGTGCAAGATCAAGGCCCTGACTCTGGCCTACCGTGACTGTGCCTGCTCTAGCTGCCTTCTCCCCCAGAGCAAGCTGGATGCCATTGCTACTGGCAAGGACATTTGCAACC AGTACAACGCACCCGTCGACTGGCTCCCCGATACCTGCCCTTCTGCTTAA
- a CDS encoding Asparaginase, translating to MPTKGTVIIYATGGTIAGAAPSSTSTAMYQSGALRVDELIRGLPELEHVAEITSQQICNLGSPDLNSEILISLSQQIERDLMDDSVSGVVVTHGTDTIEETAFFLDLTIKSDKPVVLVGSMRPASSLSPDGPMNLLEAVRLASCKDAKGRGTMIVLNDRICSARFTTKINANRVDAFKAGDQGYLGTFENSMPNFFYPPVRANCWRHFDICRLDASKGLPKVNILCGHPELEAELFAESIRCGAKGVVLAGMGAGCWSKDGGKAISKAREEGGIISIIASYRTAYGFVDGANELYGLGEWAIGGGFLNPPKCRIQLQLCLATGLAMGEIRKVFEAR from the coding sequence ATGCCTACCAAGGGCACAGTCATCATCTACGCCACCGGCGGTACCATTGCCGGTGCTGCCCCCAGCAGCACATCCACAGCCATGTACCAGTCCGGCGCTCTCAGGGTCGACGAGTTGATCCGGGGGCTTCCCGAGCTAGAACATGTTGCTGAGATTACTAGCCAGCAGATCTGCAACTTGGGGAGTCCCGATCTAAACTCGGAGATACTAATCAGTCTGTCTCAGCAGATTGAAAGGGATCTCATGGATGATTCCGTTTCTGGCGTTGTCGTTACTCATGGGACGGATACGATTGAGGAGACGGCTTTTTTTCTCGACTTGACTATCAAGTCTGACAAGCCAGTTGTTCTTGTCGGTTCTATGCGGCCTGCTTCGTCGCTTAGTCCCGATGGACCCATGAACCTCCTCGAGGCTGTTCGTCTAGCGAGCTGTAAAGATGCCAAAGGACGTGGCACAATGATTGTCCTCAACGATCGCATCTGTTCCGCTAGGTTCACGACAAAGATCAACGCCAACAGGGTTGATGCCTTCAAGGCTGGTGACCAAGGGTACCTGGGGACCTTTGAGAACTCGATGCCCAACTTCTTCTACCCGCCCGTTAGGGCAAACTGCTGGCGCCACTTTGACATTTGTCGTTTAGATGCCTCGAAAGGTCTGCCAAAGGTCAACATCCTATGCGGACATCCAGAACTCGAGGCTGAGCTATTCGCAGAGTCCATCAGATGCGGAGCAAAAGGCGTAGTCCTAGCCGGCATGGGCGCAGGATGCTGGTCCAAAGACGGAGGCAAAGCCATCAGCAAGGCGCGGGAAGAAGGAGGTATAATCTCGATAATCGCGAGCTATCGAACTGCGTACGGCTTTGTTGATGGTGCGAACGAGCTGTATGGGTTGGGGGAGTGGGCTATTGGAGGGGGGTTTCTTAACCCGCCCAAGTGTCGCATTCAGCTGCAGCTTTGTCTTGCGACGGGTCTGGCTATGGGTGAGATTCGAAAAGTTTTTGAGGCGCGGTGA